A single Bacillus sp. HMF5848 DNA region contains:
- a CDS encoding HNH endonuclease, with protein MRKASRNTINLLKNLYSHSCQICGGNFSQYRVSIVEAHHIEPFSETQNHHPNNIVILCPTHHEAIHKAGGTFNRKSMSFYYPSGHQETLTINKHLSIM; from the coding sequence GTGCGAAAGGCTAGTCGTAACACTATCAATCTTTTAAAAAATCTTTATAGTCATTCATGCCAAATATGCGGTGGAAATTTCAGTCAGTATCGTGTCAGTATAGTTGAGGCACATCATATAGAGCCTTTCTCGGAAACTCAAAATCATCACCCGAATAATATTGTTATTCTGTGTCCTACACACCATGAAGCAATTCATAAAGCTGGGGGAACATTCAACAGAAAAAGCATGTCATTTTATTATCCAAGTGGACATCAGGAAACATTGACTATTAATAAGCACTTATCCATTATGTGA
- a CDS encoding Gfo/Idh/MocA family protein yields the protein MDEKIIKWGILGTGGIASTFAKDLAFAKNAERTAVGSRTKESATKFAESHDVSRAYGSYDELLQDSDVDAIYVATPHPFHKENVLACLRAGKAVLCEKPFTVNSRELEEMIQYARENKLFLMEAMWTRFLPPIVKVREWIASGEIGDVLLVKADFGFRAPWDPEWRLLNPALGGGALLDAGIYPVSFASMILGTNPEKILSTAHIGETGVDEQFSIIMSYPSGKTATLNGAIRVGLTNEAYIHGTEGYIRVPSFLSAKSATLYKNGEEVETFKDDRNSAGYAFEIEEVGKCLSQGLVESSVIPLDESLEIMKIMDQIRAQWGLKYPFE from the coding sequence ATGGATGAAAAGATAATCAAGTGGGGCATTTTAGGAACCGGTGGAATAGCAAGTACTTTTGCAAAAGATTTAGCCTTTGCTAAAAATGCGGAACGTACTGCTGTTGGTTCACGTACAAAAGAGAGTGCTACAAAGTTTGCAGAAAGCCATGACGTTTCTCGTGCATATGGCAGTTACGACGAACTATTGCAAGATTCGGATGTCGATGCCATTTATGTTGCGACACCACACCCTTTTCATAAAGAAAATGTATTAGCGTGTCTTCGTGCTGGTAAAGCTGTCCTTTGTGAGAAGCCATTTACCGTAAATAGTAGAGAACTAGAAGAAATGATTCAATATGCTAGAGAAAATAAGCTATTCTTAATGGAGGCAATGTGGACTCGTTTCCTTCCTCCCATTGTTAAAGTGAGAGAGTGGATTGCTAGCGGTGAAATTGGCGACGTACTTTTAGTAAAAGCTGATTTTGGTTTCCGTGCACCATGGGATCCTGAGTGGAGGTTACTTAATCCGGCCCTTGGAGGAGGAGCTTTGCTTGATGCAGGAATTTATCCCGTATCATTTGCTTCTATGATCTTGGGAACAAACCCAGAGAAGATTTTAAGCACGGCACATATCGGTGAAACAGGTGTGGATGAACAGTTTTCTATTATTATGTCTTATCCTTCTGGAAAGACCGCCACCCTCAACGGCGCCATTCGAGTTGGGTTAACGAACGAAGCTTACATACATGGAACAGAAGGATATATCCGCGTCCCATCTTTCCTAAGTGCAAAATCAGCCACCTTATATAAAAATGGTGAGGAAGTAGAGACATTCAAGGATGACAGAAACTCAGCTGGTTATGCGTTTGAAATAGAAGAGGTAGGGAAATGCCTGAGTCAAGGGCTTGTAGAAAGTTCGGTCATTCCGTTAGATGAATCATTGGAAATCATGAAAATAATGGATCAAATTCGAGCACAATGGGGATTAAAATACCCGTTTGAATAG
- a CDS encoding glycoside hydrolase family 3 C-terminal domain-containing protein yields the protein MSKETLGIPLKGFAEFSRKVAAEGAVLLKNDGHVLPIQKDERISVFGRTQINYYRSGTGSGGSVNVPYITNLLEGLRSKENITVNEELATVYEKWIEENPFDNGGGGWAAEPWHQKEMPLTDEVVSEARKNSNKAIVVIGRTAGEDQDNANEPGSYLLTDEEIAMLKMVTTYFEQTAVVLNVSNIIDMSWMNDEDYVNPIPCVIYAWQGGMEGGNAIADVLVGDVNPSGKLTDSIAYSIDDYPSTSNYGNQHKNFYQEDIYVGYRYFETFCPEKVQYEFGYGLSYTTLTIEPGEAKVVNTNGEAHIEMHVTVKNSGSTYAGKEVVQIYFEAPQGRLGQPARNLVAFKKTDVLQPGESQRLTISFPIHSMASYDDGGVTGHPSAYVLEAGTYNLYVGNSVKNLTHINIDGQSGYIVENLQVVQQLEEAMAPTENFTRMKPGAKKEDDSYELTYEEVPTRKISLQQRIESNLPVELEQTGDRGYQLQDVYDGKVSMEDFIAQLNDQDLATIVRGEGMGSPLVTPGVASAFGGLSESLANLGIPVASTADGPSGIRMDSGLKATQVPIGTLLAATWNPELIEELYVMEGQELVSNQIDALLGPGLNIRRSPLNGRNFEYFSEDPLITGQFAAACTRGIMKGGSNATLKHFACNNQEQFRNDIDAVVSERALREMYLKGFEIAVKQGGANSIMTAYNPVNGHWTASNYDLNTTVLRKEWGFKGIVMTDWWARMNDVIHGGPSDTKNTNFMVRSQNDLYMVVINYGAEVNAAEDNTLESLENGTLTRGELQRSAMNICEFIMNAPVFFRKKEPEQVKKFAAANPALSGEQVQSLTENAQIKPAATGSTFMKVEQAGEYRIIVNVMSPDQKWAQSACNVTLNDEFMTTIQTNGTDGKWLTQKLMKIELEQGLYEMKLDFIKPGIHIDWIEFKKI from the coding sequence TTGAGCAAAGAGACACTAGGCATTCCATTAAAGGGGTTTGCTGAATTTAGCAGAAAAGTAGCAGCAGAAGGTGCTGTGTTGTTGAAAAATGATGGACACGTTCTTCCCATCCAAAAAGATGAACGTATTTCGGTATTTGGTAGAACTCAGATCAATTATTATCGAAGTGGTACTGGTTCAGGTGGTAGTGTAAATGTTCCCTATATAACCAATTTATTAGAAGGTCTTCGAAGTAAAGAGAACATTACCGTTAACGAAGAATTAGCTACCGTGTATGAAAAGTGGATTGAAGAAAATCCATTTGATAATGGTGGCGGCGGCTGGGCGGCAGAGCCTTGGCACCAAAAGGAAATGCCTTTAACTGATGAGGTGGTATCAGAGGCAAGAAAGAATTCCAATAAGGCCATCGTTGTCATTGGTCGTACAGCAGGGGAAGATCAGGATAACGCCAATGAGCCAGGTAGCTATCTATTAACAGATGAAGAAATAGCGATGCTAAAAATGGTAACTACATATTTTGAACAGACAGCTGTTGTGTTGAATGTATCAAACATAATCGATATGAGTTGGATGAATGATGAAGACTATGTGAATCCAATACCGTGTGTTATCTACGCTTGGCAAGGCGGTATGGAAGGGGGAAATGCGATAGCGGATGTGTTAGTGGGAGATGTGAATCCTAGTGGGAAATTAACGGATTCGATAGCGTATTCCATTGATGATTACCCTTCAACTAGCAATTATGGCAATCAACATAAGAATTTTTATCAGGAAGATATTTATGTAGGCTATCGTTATTTTGAGACATTTTGCCCAGAGAAGGTGCAGTATGAATTTGGATATGGTCTTTCTTATACAACATTAACGATTGAGCCAGGAGAGGCGAAGGTAGTTAACACCAATGGCGAAGCACATATTGAAATGCATGTTACGGTAAAAAATAGTGGTTCAACGTATGCAGGTAAAGAAGTTGTTCAAATCTATTTTGAGGCACCACAAGGTAGACTTGGTCAGCCGGCAAGAAATTTAGTTGCATTTAAAAAGACAGATGTTCTGCAGCCAGGTGAGTCACAACGTCTAACCATTAGCTTCCCAATACATTCTATGGCTTCATATGATGACGGGGGCGTAACAGGTCATCCATCCGCCTATGTGTTAGAAGCTGGGACATACAATTTGTATGTAGGCAACAGTGTTAAAAATCTAACCCATATTAACATTGATGGACAGAGTGGGTACATAGTGGAAAATCTTCAAGTTGTGCAGCAGCTAGAAGAGGCGATGGCGCCAACGGAGAATTTTACGAGAATGAAGCCAGGTGCTAAAAAAGAAGACGATTCGTATGAGCTAACTTATGAAGAAGTACCGACACGAAAAATTTCATTGCAACAGAGGATTGAGAGTAATCTTCCTGTCGAGTTGGAGCAAACCGGTGATCGCGGCTATCAGTTACAAGATGTGTATGACGGCAAAGTTAGCATGGAAGATTTTATCGCTCAATTAAACGATCAAGATCTTGCTACCATTGTTAGAGGAGAAGGCATGGGCAGTCCACTAGTGACACCAGGCGTGGCATCAGCCTTTGGTGGATTAAGTGAAAGTTTAGCTAACCTTGGTATTCCGGTTGCATCTACGGCAGATGGTCCATCAGGTATTCGCATGGATAGCGGGTTAAAAGCTACACAAGTTCCGATCGGCACATTGCTAGCAGCCACTTGGAATCCTGAATTGATCGAGGAGCTTTATGTCATGGAAGGCCAAGAGTTAGTTAGCAACCAAATCGATGCGTTGCTTGGACCAGGCTTGAATATAAGACGTAGTCCGCTTAATGGCCGTAATTTTGAGTATTTTTCAGAAGATCCGCTTATCACGGGACAATTTGCCGCTGCATGCACTCGCGGAATTATGAAAGGCGGCTCAAATGCTACGCTTAAGCATTTTGCCTGCAATAATCAGGAGCAATTTCGTAATGATATCGATGCAGTTGTTTCTGAACGTGCCCTTAGGGAGATGTATTTAAAAGGATTCGAAATCGCTGTTAAACAAGGCGGTGCGAATTCTATTATGACAGCTTATAATCCTGTTAACGGGCATTGGACCGCATCTAATTATGACTTAAACACGACGGTTCTTCGCAAAGAATGGGGCTTTAAAGGCATTGTGATGACAGATTGGTGGGCACGCATGAATGATGTCATTCATGGTGGTCCTTCAGATACGAAAAACACAAACTTTATGGTTAGATCACAAAATGACCTGTATATGGTTGTCATCAATTATGGAGCGGAAGTGAATGCCGCAGAGGACAATACGTTAGAATCGTTAGAGAATGGGACATTAACCCGTGGAGAGCTGCAACGCAGTGCGATGAATATATGCGAATTCATCATGAATGCGCCCGTGTTTTTTAGAAAAAAAGAGCCAGAACAAGTTAAAAAATTCGCGGCAGCGAATCCAGCTCTATCAGGGGAACAGGTGCAAAGTTTGACTGAAAATGCACAAATTAAACCAGCTGCAACCGGATCGACGTTTATGAAAGTAGAGCAAGCAGGTGAATACCGAATCATTGTCAATGTCATGTCCCCCGATCAAAAATGGGCGCAAAGTGCTTGTAATGTGACATTAAACGATGAATTTATGACAACCATTCAAACAAATGGAACAGACGGTAAATGGCTCACCCAAAAGCTCATGAAAATCGAACTAGAACAAGGCCTATATGAAATGAAACTCGACTTCATCAAACCAGGCATACACATAGACTGGATCGAATTCAAAAAAATATAG
- a CDS encoding sigma-70 family RNA polymerase sigma factor — translation MNIDRFDELAEQYKPLIYHILKKLAIYQNYDHYYQIGLIALWEAQRRYDPTKSSFTTFAYVTIKGKLQAELTKENRYYERSACLSDELMATLVDDENPFYSDEFDWILEHANLSHKQKTWVIKRLLQDKSHKQIAEEEGVTEDAVKSWRKSAIKKLRETFKQLDY, via the coding sequence TTGAATATCGATCGTTTTGATGAATTAGCAGAACAGTATAAACCACTGATTTATCATATTTTGAAAAAGTTAGCAATCTACCAAAACTATGACCATTACTATCAAATTGGCTTAATTGCCTTATGGGAGGCACAAAGGCGTTACGATCCCACAAAAAGCTCATTCACGACGTTTGCTTATGTAACGATTAAAGGCAAACTACAGGCCGAATTAACGAAAGAAAATAGGTACTATGAGCGATCGGCATGTTTGAGCGATGAACTGATGGCGACACTCGTGGACGATGAAAATCCTTTCTATTCTGATGAATTTGACTGGATCTTAGAGCATGCTAACCTATCTCACAAGCAAAAAACATGGGTTATTAAGCGCCTACTCCAAGACAAAAGCCATAAACAAATTGCCGAAGAAGAAGGTGTGACAGAAGATGCCGTCAAGTCCTGGCGAAAAAGTGCCATCAAAAAATTAAGAGAAACATTCAAACAGCTAGATTACTAG
- a CDS encoding PadR family transcriptional regulator, which produces MKITAESLTPLTHTTYYILLALTEQLHGYGIMQKVDEMSKSKVKLGPGTLYGALSKLEKQGLIVKVEDTERKKCYILTDFGKQVVTFEFKRIEELVEISRHIVRSIGGDSNDA; this is translated from the coding sequence ATGAAGATTACTGCGGAATCATTGACCCCGCTCACCCATACGACGTATTACATTTTACTCGCATTGACAGAACAACTGCACGGCTATGGGATTATGCAAAAAGTTGATGAAATGAGCAAAAGTAAAGTCAAGTTGGGGCCAGGAACACTGTATGGTGCTTTAAGCAAGCTTGAGAAGCAAGGTCTTATCGTAAAAGTAGAGGATACGGAGCGAAAAAAATGTTACATTCTTACTGATTTTGGGAAGCAAGTTGTTACTTTTGAATTCAAGCGCATTGAGGAGCTTGTAGAGATTAGCAGACACATTGTGAGATCGATAGGAGGAGATTCAAATGATGCTTAA